From the genome of Sulfurovum sp. NBC37-1, one region includes:
- a CDS encoding ATP-binding cassette domain-containing protein — protein MGGSGGGKSSIVNLIMRLYDPNSGEISIDGKSIDHFSLESLRNTIFIVTQRVYIFNDTIAANVAYGKEILNKLMTFTAEPIQALSI, from the coding sequence GTGGGTGGTAGTGGTGGAGGGAAAAGCTCAATCGTCAACCTCATCATGCGATTATATGATCCAAACTCAGGTGAGATCAGTATAGACGGGAAGAGTATTGATCATTTTTCACTGGAATCTTTACGCAATACCATTTTCATCGTAACACAAAGGGTATACATCTTCAATGATACTATTGCAGCCAATGTTGCTTACGGCAAAGAAATATTGAACAAATTAATGACCTTTACCGCTGAGCCGATACAAGCTCTTTCAATTTAA
- the hisH gene encoding imidazole glycerol phosphate synthase subunit HisH, producing MIGIVDYNMGNLASVINAFKKVGADARLESDPSKLDQYDKLILPGVGAFGDAMAHLKSNGMDVAVKAFAASEKPLLGICLGMQLLFESSEEFGETEGLSLIPGKVVAFDESKFDHPQKVPHMGWNELFVQKETPIFEGLPQEIYLYFVHSFHAVCDDRYAIGKTHYGYEFVSAVQNGNIYGIQPHPEKSHGNGLKIIENFTKL from the coding sequence ATGATCGGTATCGTCGACTACAATATGGGGAACCTTGCCTCTGTCATCAATGCATTCAAAAAAGTGGGTGCGGATGCCAGACTGGAAAGCGACCCTTCCAAACTCGATCAATATGACAAACTCATTCTCCCTGGTGTGGGGGCTTTCGGTGATGCGATGGCGCATTTGAAAAGTAACGGTATGGATGTAGCGGTCAAAGCATTTGCTGCTTCCGAAAAACCACTGTTGGGTATTTGTCTGGGAATGCAACTGCTTTTTGAGAGTTCCGAGGAATTCGGTGAAACAGAAGGTCTTAGTCTGATCCCCGGGAAAGTGGTGGCTTTTGATGAGAGCAAGTTCGATCATCCCCAGAAAGTACCGCATATGGGATGGAATGAGCTTTTTGTGCAAAAAGAAACACCTATATTTGAAGGACTGCCTCAAGAAATCTATCTTTACTTTGTACATTCATTCCATGCTGTCTGTGATGACAGGTATGCTATAGGAAAAACACATTACGGATACGAGTTTGTTTCAGCCGTACAGAACGGGAATATATACGGTATTCAGCCACACCCGGAAAAAAGCCATGGGAACGGTTTGAAGATCATAGAAAATTTCACAAAATTATAA
- the hisA gene encoding 1-(5-phosphoribosyl)-5-[(5-phosphoribosylamino)methylideneamino]imidazole-4-carboxamide isomerase produces the protein MTILPAIDLKDGKAVRLSKGLMESAKIYSDEPWQVAKRFEELGSEWVHLVDLNGAFAGKPENLEQIKKIRENCNLKLELGGGIRDEETIKMYLDLGIDRLILGSIAVKDPKFVREMAAKYPIVVGIDAIDGMVAVEGWGEVSDMKATDLAKEFADAGVEAIICTDVGRDGMMTGVNIDFTLAIKEASGLETIASGGLKDMTDINALIEAGIDGTIVGKAFYEGTLDLEEAFRTVNAG, from the coding sequence ATGACAATATTGCCCGCTATCGATTTAAAAGACGGAAAAGCCGTCAGACTAAGCAAAGGGCTCATGGAGTCAGCCAAGATCTACTCTGACGAGCCGTGGCAGGTTGCCAAGCGTTTTGAAGAACTCGGAAGCGAATGGGTACACCTTGTCGACCTTAATGGTGCTTTTGCCGGAAAACCTGAAAACCTTGAACAGATCAAGAAGATCAGGGAGAACTGCAACCTCAAACTTGAACTTGGAGGGGGGATCAGGGATGAAGAGACCATCAAAATGTATCTTGATCTCGGCATCGACAGACTCATTCTCGGTTCCATTGCTGTCAAAGACCCAAAATTCGTCAGAGAGATGGCAGCAAAATACCCGATCGTTGTCGGTATCGATGCGATTGACGGCATGGTTGCGGTCGAAGGCTGGGGAGAAGTGTCCGATATGAAAGCCACCGACCTTGCAAAGGAATTCGCCGATGCCGGTGTTGAAGCCATTATCTGTACCGATGTGGGGCGCGACGGGATGATGACAGGTGTGAACATTGACTTCACCCTTGCCATCAAGGAAGCCTCCGGACTGGAGACTATCGCAAGCGGCGGATTGAAAGATATGACGGATATCAATGCGCTCATTGAAGCGGGCATTGACGGTACTATTGTCGGCAAAGCATTCTATGAAGGTACCCTCGACCTCGAAGAAGCGTTTAGGACTGTAAATGCAGGATAA
- a CDS encoding 50S ribosomal protein L11 methyltransferase, with amino-acid sequence MQDKYYELTITLDDQYVDLISDYIMNIHDEGLEFATGKIVMRSESDLTFVKDALVALQDELESDIHMDFNLEEKENIDWIKSYQESIQPIEAGKFYIFPSWYEPKEGYINIKIDPALAFGSGHHATTFSCLEAISKTVKAGDRVVDVGCGSGILGLAAKKLGATVELCDTDPLSVESCKENFKLNEAQYDELWEGSIDKAVGTYDVVIANIIADVLRFISRDLKAAVQEGGYLILSGILDKKEELVKASFQDLTLEKRTLKDEWVTLVYKKEKING; translated from the coding sequence ATGCAGGATAAGTATTATGAACTGACGATCACTCTGGATGATCAGTATGTCGATCTTATTTCTGATTACATTATGAATATCCATGATGAAGGCTTGGAGTTCGCTACAGGGAAGATCGTCATGCGAAGTGAATCCGATTTAACCTTCGTTAAAGATGCACTGGTAGCCTTACAGGATGAGCTTGAAAGTGACATCCATATGGATTTCAACTTGGAAGAGAAAGAGAATATTGACTGGATCAAAAGTTATCAGGAGTCCATTCAGCCTATTGAAGCGGGAAAGTTCTATATCTTTCCCAGCTGGTACGAACCAAAAGAGGGGTATATCAATATTAAAATAGACCCTGCACTGGCCTTTGGTTCCGGTCACCACGCCACGACATTCTCCTGCCTTGAAGCGATCAGTAAAACTGTCAAAGCAGGAGACCGTGTTGTTGATGTGGGATGCGGTTCCGGTATTTTGGGGCTTGCGGCAAAAAAACTGGGTGCCACTGTCGAATTGTGTGATACCGACCCACTTTCGGTTGAAAGCTGCAAAGAGAACTTCAAGCTCAATGAAGCGCAGTACGACGAACTCTGGGAAGGCTCTATTGATAAAGCCGTAGGTACTTATGATGTGGTCATTGCCAATATCATCGCAGATGTGCTAAGATTCATCTCCAGGGATCTTAAAGCCGCAGTACAAGAAGGTGGATACCTGATACTTTCAGGTATTTTAGATAAAAAAGAAGAACTGGTCAAAGCATCTTTTCAAGATCTGACTTTAGAAAAAAGAACCCTAAAAGACGAGTGGGTAACACTCGTCTACAAAAAGGAAAAAATAAATGGCTAA
- the ftsH gene encoding ATP-dependent zinc metalloprotease FtsH → MANPNNNNDNKQNNNNNFFNDNPLLAFAIFSIVIILIFKSFVGEGESLGTMMNTQGVAQTKQVKYSEIKKRIEEGAVKSVKLTPSMVEAIIEDNGRKVRYVAQNVPTYDRDLIPLLDKKKISYEGVVGNGFFSELISMMLPILIFFAIWIFLAKKMSKGMGGGILGAGKADKLINSEKPDTRFDDVQGVEEAKDEVKEIVDFLKFPERYIELGAKIPKGVLLVGPPGTGKTLLAKAVAGEASVPFFSVSGSGFIEMFVGVGASRVRDLFAQAKKEAPSIIFIDEIDAIGKSRASGGQMGGNDEREQTLNQLLAEMDGFGTDTPVIVLAATNRPETLDAALLRAGRFDRQVLVDKPDFEGRLAILKVHSKDVKLAPNVDLEIVAKQTAGLAGADLANIINEAALLAGRQNKKQIEQSDLLEAIERSFVGLEKKNRKINETEKKIVAYHESGHALMSELSEGATRVTKVSIIPRGLGALGYTLHLPEDEERFLKQKHELMAEVDVLLGGRAAEDVFIGEISTGAGNDLDRATAILKDMVSVYGMTDVAGLMVLSRSQNSFLGAGAVSTDYSDKTAEAMDSYIKSTLNERYGYVKETLQNYYGAIDNMAKELLGTEVIEGKTVRRIIEEYEQEKGMPSRLAHKDKVAKNKAEADKKEEALKKEISEESDNNKEA, encoded by the coding sequence ATGGCTAATCCAAACAATAACAATGATAATAAGCAAAACAATAATAACAACTTTTTCAATGACAATCCCCTGCTCGCCTTTGCGATCTTTTCCATTGTCATCATCCTGATCTTCAAATCCTTCGTCGGTGAAGGAGAAAGTCTCGGTACTATGATGAATACTCAGGGTGTAGCGCAGACAAAACAGGTAAAATATTCGGAGATCAAGAAGAGAATCGAAGAGGGAGCGGTTAAAAGTGTCAAATTGACTCCCTCAATGGTCGAAGCAATCATTGAGGACAACGGGCGTAAAGTCCGCTATGTGGCACAGAATGTCCCAACATACGACAGAGATCTCATTCCACTGCTTGACAAAAAAAAGATCTCCTACGAAGGTGTGGTAGGCAACGGTTTCTTTTCTGAATTGATCAGCATGATGCTGCCTATCCTCATTTTCTTTGCTATTTGGATCTTTCTTGCCAAAAAAATGAGCAAAGGTATGGGTGGGGGTATTCTGGGAGCAGGAAAGGCCGACAAACTCATCAATTCCGAAAAACCGGACACCCGTTTTGACGATGTACAGGGGGTTGAGGAAGCCAAAGACGAAGTCAAAGAGATCGTCGATTTCCTCAAATTCCCGGAACGCTACATAGAACTCGGTGCCAAGATCCCCAAAGGGGTTCTGCTTGTGGGACCTCCGGGTACAGGTAAGACCCTGCTTGCCAAAGCGGTGGCAGGTGAAGCCTCTGTACCGTTCTTTTCCGTGAGTGGTTCCGGATTCATAGAGATGTTCGTCGGGGTCGGTGCCAGCCGTGTGCGTGACCTTTTTGCACAGGCAAAGAAAGAAGCACCTTCCATCATTTTCATCGATGAAATCGATGCCATCGGTAAAAGCCGTGCTTCCGGCGGACAAATGGGCGGAAATGATGAAAGAGAACAAACCCTCAATCAGCTTCTTGCAGAAATGGACGGCTTCGGTACCGATACACCTGTCATTGTACTGGCTGCCACCAACCGTCCCGAGACACTTGATGCCGCCCTACTCAGGGCAGGACGTTTCGACAGACAGGTACTGGTGGACAAACCGGACTTCGAAGGACGTCTGGCGATCCTCAAGGTACACTCCAAAGATGTCAAGCTGGCACCGAATGTTGACCTTGAGATCGTTGCCAAACAGACTGCCGGGCTGGCCGGGGCCGATCTTGCCAACATTATCAATGAAGCGGCTCTGCTTGCGGGACGCCAGAACAAGAAACAGATCGAACAGTCAGACTTGCTTGAAGCCATTGAACGTTCCTTTGTAGGACTTGAGAAAAAGAATCGCAAGATCAACGAGACGGAAAAGAAGATCGTTGCCTATCACGAGAGCGGACATGCACTCATGTCTGAACTCAGCGAAGGCGCTACCCGTGTCACCAAGGTCTCCATCATCCCACGCGGGCTGGGCGCACTTGGCTATACGCTGCATCTTCCCGAAGATGAAGAGCGTTTCCTGAAACAGAAACATGAACTGATGGCAGAAGTCGATGTACTCCTTGGCGGACGTGCGGCTGAAGATGTATTCATTGGAGAGATCTCTACGGGAGCAGGAAACGACCTTGACCGTGCTACTGCCATCTTAAAAGATATGGTCTCAGTGTACGGAATGACCGATGTAGCCGGGCTCATGGTCCTTTCCCGCAGCCAGAACTCTTTCCTCGGAGCCGGGGCTGTATCGACAGACTACAGTGATAAGACAGCTGAGGCTATGGACAGCTATATCAAATCCACTCTGAACGAACGCTACGGCTATGTAAAGGAAACACTCCAGAATTATTATGGCGCCATCGACAATATGGCTAAAGAGCTTTTGGGAACTGAAGTGATCGAAGGGAAGACAGTCCGCAGGATCATTGAAGAGTACGAACAAGAAAAAGGTATGCCTAGCCGTCTTGCCCATAAAGACAAGGTCGCCAAAAACAAAGCAGAGGCAGACAAAAAAGAAGAAGCATTAAAAAAAGAGATATCCGAAGAGAGTGATAACAACAAAGAAGCCTAG
- the pssA gene encoding CDP-diacylglycerol--serine O-phosphatidyltransferase, with protein sequence MKRNIKLIYLLPNLFTASSIFIGVLSIVEASKGDFNSASWLILLALVFDGLDGRVARMTNTTSQFGVEFDSLADVISFGIAPAMLLYFFTGNEFGRFGILVSALYVIFGAIRLARFNICTAKADPNVFIGLPIPTAAIFISMWILLFDQYTLEQYSIVLLFLALGVAILMVSNFRYPSFKKIQLDRPMVFKTMIALVLIISLLYLFSVEGFALIILAYVLYGPIRALRTLNLRKIKIRK encoded by the coding sequence ATGAAACGCAACATAAAGCTGATCTACCTACTGCCGAACCTCTTTACCGCAAGCAGTATCTTTATCGGTGTACTCAGTATCGTAGAAGCCAGTAAAGGGGATTTTAACTCCGCGTCATGGCTTATTCTTCTCGCACTGGTCTTTGACGGCCTTGACGGGCGTGTTGCCCGTATGACCAATACCACCAGCCAGTTTGGTGTGGAGTTCGACTCACTTGCCGATGTCATCTCTTTTGGTATCGCACCGGCCATGCTGCTCTATTTTTTCACAGGGAACGAATTTGGTCGTTTCGGTATACTGGTATCGGCACTTTATGTCATCTTCGGTGCCATTCGTCTGGCACGTTTCAACATCTGTACGGCAAAAGCGGATCCCAATGTTTTCATTGGCTTGCCCATTCCAACAGCCGCGATCTTCATCTCGATGTGGATACTCCTTTTTGACCAATACACCCTTGAGCAGTACAGTATCGTACTTCTTTTTCTTGCCCTTGGTGTTGCTATCCTTATGGTCAGCAACTTCCGATACCCCTCTTTCAAAAAGATACAGCTTGATAGACCAATGGTCTTTAAGACTATGATCGCCCTGGTGCTTATCATCTCTTTACTCTACCTCTTTTCTGTCGAAGGATTTGCACTTATCATCCTGGCCTATGTACTTTATGGACCAATACGTGCCTTGAGAACACTGAATTTAAGAAAGATCAAAATCAGGAAATAG
- a CDS encoding IS1380-like element ISSlsp1 family transposase: MPQGVLNFSVEGTKESLTSNAGTILFGEYLKATKIDQFCNAYLPLPQSNRGYMPFEHMQPLLLMLHSGGRVLDDLRMIHKDKAIKETLKIKHIPVSESVGKWITRHGLHGIYGIESINRKLLRRHLKTIDEPLVLDIDASVIFSQKSTAVTTYKMQSGYIPMIGHINGGYVIHSEFRSGNIAPADNNLTFLKRCREQLPKAKSLSFFRADSASYQAELFNHCNNHHITYTVGANLDHSVYANIKEIKEWQSFQTKEGTAHHLKEEVAEFIHTMQHTDHAFRLIVVKKTVTPVLPEIWDMLSIDEKLDLAREHYYVIATNADESMSAQDVVRFYRKRGDTSENRIKELKNGFNLNYLPSSNFISNAFYFQIGVLAYNLFILFKQILQNSWQKHTVATIRYKFYRLAGKVVKHSRQTILKVQKEFVEIFHSIRECIYRVSLE, from the coding sequence ATGCCACAAGGTGTGTTAAATTTTTCTGTAGAGGGAACTAAAGAGTCACTTACTTCCAATGCCGGAACCATATTATTCGGTGAATATCTAAAAGCAACTAAAATCGATCAATTCTGTAATGCCTATCTACCTTTACCTCAAAGTAATCGAGGTTATATGCCATTTGAACACATGCAACCATTACTTCTTATGCTTCATAGCGGAGGAAGGGTCCTGGATGACTTACGTATGATTCATAAAGATAAAGCCATCAAAGAGACGTTGAAGATTAAACATATACCTGTATCAGAGAGTGTAGGAAAATGGATCACACGTCACGGACTACATGGTATCTATGGTATTGAATCCATCAATCGTAAACTGTTGCGAAGACATTTAAAAACGATAGATGAGCCTTTAGTACTTGATATTGATGCTTCGGTAATATTTTCACAAAAAAGTACAGCAGTGACAACTTATAAAATGCAAAGCGGATATATACCTATGATTGGTCATATCAATGGCGGATATGTGATTCACAGTGAATTTCGTTCAGGCAATATTGCGCCCGCAGATAATAATCTGACGTTTCTAAAAAGATGTCGGGAACAATTACCCAAAGCAAAATCACTCTCTTTTTTTAGAGCAGATTCTGCTTCTTATCAGGCTGAACTTTTTAACCACTGCAATAATCATCATATCACCTATACCGTGGGCGCTAACTTAGATCATTCCGTCTACGCCAATATCAAAGAAATTAAAGAGTGGCAATCATTCCAAACCAAAGAAGGTACAGCACATCACCTTAAAGAAGAAGTAGCTGAGTTTATACATACCATGCAGCACACAGACCATGCCTTTAGACTGATTGTTGTCAAAAAGACAGTGACACCGGTACTTCCGGAGATCTGGGATATGTTGAGTATAGACGAAAAACTTGATCTTGCCAGAGAGCATTATTATGTCATCGCTACCAATGCAGATGAAAGCATGTCTGCTCAGGATGTTGTTAGGTTTTATCGCAAGCGTGGAGATACAAGCGAGAACCGGATCAAAGAACTTAAAAATGGTTTCAATCTCAATTATCTTCCTTCATCAAATTTTATCTCCAATGCATTTTACTTTCAGATAGGTGTACTGGCTTATAATCTCTTCATTCTTTTTAAACAAATACTGCAAAATAGCTGGCAAAAACATACGGTTGCCACGATACGCTATAAGTTTTATCGTTTAGCAGGAAAGGTAGTGAAACACAGTAGGCAGACTATCTTGAAAGTTCAAAAAGAGTTTGTAGAAATATTTCACTCCATAAGAGAATGCATCTATAGGGTTTCACTGGAATGA
- a CDS encoding 2-isopropylmalate synthase, which yields MSKETIKIFDTTLRDGEQSPGASMNTEEKIQIATQLERLGVDIIEAGFAAASPGDFDAIEKIAQRVSNSTVCSLARAIDSDVKAAGEAVTKAKMKRIHTFIATSKIHMEHKLKMSPDEVIKRAVRAVEYARTFVEDVEFSCEDAGRSDIGFMKEISDAVIEAGATTINLPDTVGFRLPFEIGAMVKEMSEYVKGRAIISVHNHNDLGLGVANSLEAVINGARQVECTINGLGERAGNAALEEIVMALKTRSDVFSDFKTNINTKEIYPSSRLIASITGIEPQPNKAIVGKNAFAHESGIHQDGMLKNKETYEIIRPADIGLDMEDTLVLGKHSGRAAFKDKLSKLGFTLTDEALNSSFERFKILADRKKNIYDDDLRALVTNEMTSAPKIFELISLQLMDCSNGVPSAAVSIKKDNNEIIDASIGDGTMDAIFKTIDRISGYEGQLLDYKVKSVSKGKDALANVTVKVSFNGEPAIIGHGLNIDTMLASARAYTGALNSYLSMEGKLKSRYSDSSKTI from the coding sequence ATGAGTAAAGAAACAATTAAAATATTTGACACGACATTGAGAGACGGTGAACAGAGCCCAGGGGCTTCCATGAACACTGAAGAGAAGATTCAGATCGCTACGCAGTTGGAGCGTTTGGGTGTGGACATCATCGAAGCGGGATTTGCCGCGGCAAGCCCGGGAGATTTCGATGCCATTGAAAAGATCGCGCAGCGTGTAAGCAACTCTACAGTCTGTTCTTTGGCAAGAGCGATAGACTCGGATGTCAAAGCAGCAGGCGAAGCTGTAACCAAAGCCAAGATGAAACGTATCCATACTTTCATCGCAACTTCGAAGATACATATGGAGCATAAATTGAAAATGTCTCCTGACGAAGTCATCAAAAGAGCGGTCAGAGCGGTAGAGTACGCCCGTACTTTCGTTGAGGATGTGGAATTCTCCTGCGAAGATGCGGGACGCTCCGACATAGGCTTCATGAAAGAGATCTCCGATGCGGTCATCGAAGCGGGTGCCACTACCATCAACCTGCCGGATACCGTAGGCTTCAGGCTTCCCTTCGAGATAGGGGCAATGGTCAAAGAGATGAGCGAATACGTCAAAGGACGTGCTATCATCTCGGTACACAACCATAACGATTTGGGCTTGGGTGTGGCTAACTCGCTTGAAGCTGTCATCAACGGTGCCAGACAGGTCGAATGCACCATCAACGGTCTGGGAGAACGCGCGGGGAATGCCGCCCTGGAAGAGATCGTCATGGCATTGAAGACACGTTCGGATGTCTTTTCGGATTTCAAAACCAATATAAACACCAAAGAGATCTACCCATCAAGCCGTTTGATCGCAAGTATCACCGGCATCGAACCGCAGCCGAACAAGGCGATCGTCGGAAAAAATGCTTTCGCCCATGAGAGCGGTATACACCAGGACGGTATGTTAAAAAATAAAGAGACCTACGAGATCATCCGTCCCGCAGATATCGGTTTGGATATGGAAGACACTCTGGTCCTGGGTAAACATTCGGGCCGTGCAGCGTTCAAAGACAAATTGAGCAAACTGGGCTTTACATTGACAGATGAAGCATTGAACAGTTCTTTCGAGCGTTTCAAGATACTTGCGGACAGGAAAAAAAATATCTACGATGATGATCTGAGAGCACTGGTCACCAATGAAATGACTTCCGCTCCGAAGATCTTCGAATTGATCTCCCTGCAGCTGATGGACTGTTCCAACGGTGTGCCTTCGGCAGCGGTAAGCATCAAAAAAGATAACAATGAGATCATTGATGCGAGTATCGGTGACGGGACTATGGATGCCATTTTCAAGACCATTGACCGTATATCCGGCTATGAGGGTCAGTTGTTGGATTACAAGGTCAAATCGGTCAGCAAAGGAAAGGATGCTCTTGCAAACGTGACAGTCAAAGTATCCTTCAACGGAGAACCTGCTATTATAGGGCACGGTCTGAACATCGATACCATGCTGGCATCTGCGAGAGCCTATACAGGTGCATTGAACAGCTATTTGAGCATGGAAGGGAAATTGAAGTCACGCTACAGTGACAGTTCGAAGACGATATGA
- the serS gene encoding serine--tRNA ligase, with product MIDLKYLQNNFNEVSMKLQKKGVDAASLEHLQTLFKTLKEANAKLEAAKAEQNSMSKLFGQYKREGKDITELKAKVDANKEAMVPLQEAAREAEEALYAVALAIPNLPDDSVPEGADEEDNVELIKVLEPRSFDFEPKEHWDLAEKNGWIDFERGVKLAKSRFSVLRGDAARLERALINFFLDTNRERGFEEFCVPFMNNAAMLQGTGQLPKFEDDLFKIEDEDLYLIPTAEVPLTNMYHDEILAEIDLPVLMTGYTPCFRKEAGSAGRDTRGMIRQHQFDKVEMVAIAHPDNSDEVFDMMVQNASDILTALGLPHRVVELCGGDLGFSAAKTIDLEVWLPGQNKYREISSISNTRDFQARRAKIRFKDGKKNRLVHTLNGSALAVGRTLIAIMENYQNEDGTIEIPEVLKKYM from the coding sequence ATGATAGACTTAAAATACCTCCAAAATAACTTTAATGAAGTAAGTATGAAACTGCAAAAAAAAGGTGTAGATGCAGCATCACTTGAGCATCTGCAGACACTTTTCAAAACACTCAAAGAAGCCAACGCAAAACTGGAAGCGGCAAAAGCGGAACAGAACAGCATGTCAAAACTCTTTGGACAGTATAAGCGTGAAGGAAAGGATATCACTGAGCTCAAAGCAAAAGTCGATGCCAACAAAGAGGCGATGGTTCCTCTACAGGAAGCAGCGAGAGAAGCTGAAGAGGCACTCTATGCCGTAGCTCTTGCCATACCCAATTTGCCGGATGACTCAGTACCGGAAGGTGCAGATGAGGAAGATAATGTTGAACTTATAAAAGTCCTTGAACCGAGAAGTTTTGATTTTGAACCTAAAGAACATTGGGACTTGGCAGAGAAAAACGGATGGATAGACTTTGAACGTGGAGTTAAACTTGCCAAGAGCCGTTTTTCTGTACTTCGTGGAGATGCTGCAAGACTGGAAAGAGCGTTGATAAACTTCTTCCTTGATACGAACAGGGAAAGAGGATTTGAAGAGTTCTGTGTACCGTTCATGAATAATGCTGCAATGCTTCAGGGTACAGGACAGTTGCCCAAGTTTGAAGATGACCTTTTTAAGATCGAAGATGAAGACCTCTACCTGATCCCTACTGCTGAAGTGCCGCTTACCAATATGTATCATGATGAGATACTTGCAGAAATAGATCTGCCTGTGCTTATGACCGGCTATACACCCTGTTTCAGAAAAGAAGCTGGGTCAGCCGGACGTGATACACGCGGGATGATACGTCAACACCAGTTCGACAAAGTGGAAATGGTAGCTATTGCTCATCCAGACAACAGTGATGAAGTATTTGATATGATGGTACAGAATGCGTCGGATATTCTGACGGCACTGGGACTGCCGCACAGAGTGGTAGAGCTTTGCGGAGGTGACCTTGGTTTTTCAGCAGCAAAGACGATAGACCTTGAAGTATGGCTCCCCGGGCAGAACAAGTACCGTGAGATCTCTTCCATTTCCAATACCAGGGATTTTCAGGCACGACGTGCGAAGATCAGGTTTAAAGACGGCAAGAAGAACAGACTTGTCCATACCCTGAACGGTTCTGCATTGGCAGTGGGAAGAACGCTGATCGCGATTATGGAGAATTATCAGAATGAAGATGGGACGATAGAGATTCCGGAAGTGTTAAAAAAATATATGTAG
- a CDS encoding outer membrane beta-barrel protein: MKKLMYSLAMLTCVSSLVAEDIAINEKIIGVEIGSAQIEADTYGPFGEESHRSAYNVEYGLRLGAQNDTWRTLLIVNYFDSTDDDQKYYRGLGTFDYLLMQDSSFKPFIGVNIGYMNYKTSNPNGNNDENSFIYGGQAGVLFRVADEIELDLSYRYSLSSSEYVNNTGSILFGLNYIFK; the protein is encoded by the coding sequence ATGAAGAAATTAATGTATAGCTTGGCAATGTTAACTTGTGTATCTTCTTTAGTAGCTGAAGATATTGCAATAAATGAAAAAATCATAGGAGTGGAAATTGGTTCGGCACAGATAGAGGCTGATACATATGGGCCATTTGGGGAAGAAAGTCATAGGTCAGCATATAATGTTGAATACGGTTTGCGTCTTGGTGCCCAAAATGATACATGGCGGACTTTATTGATTGTTAATTACTTTGATAGTACAGATGATGATCAGAAATATTATAGAGGTTTGGGAACTTTTGACTACCTATTGATGCAGGATTCTTCATTCAAACCTTTTATTGGAGTAAATATAGGCTATATGAACTATAAAACATCCAACCCTAATGGAAATAATGATGAAAATAGTTTTATTTATGGTGGACAGGCTGGTGTTCTTTTTCGTGTAGCAGATGAAATAGAGTTGGATTTAAGTTACAGGTATTCATTGTCAAGTAGTGAGTATGTCAACAATACAGGTAGTATTCTTTTTGGCCTGAACTACATATTTAAATAA